The following is a genomic window from Hymenobacter sp. APR13.
TCAACTGCCACTGTTATGACTGATTTTGCGTATGCTTATGCCCGGCCGTCGGCGCTGGAAACGGGGCCTGAGGGCCAGGCCCTGCTGTTATCGGCCTTTGCAGAAAACGCTGCTGATGCGGCCGGTACGGCCTGCTTTTTCCGCGGCCGTTTGCGCGACTCCTGGCTGGCGGCGCGGGGCCTGAGCACCCTGGCCAAAGTGGTAGCCGCCCGCTTCGTGCCCCAGAGCGCCGTGCTGCGCGACCCTATTGTAACGGCCGGGGCCGGGCGGCTGCGGTTCGAGGCATTTTCCTCGTGCAACGGCGTGTACGCCCGCCTCGATTTGGGGCCGGAGGCACTGGACGGCGAGTTTCTGTGCAGCGGCACCACCAACGTCGATTTCAACGAGCCCATGGTGAATGCCCTGGCCCGCATTTCGCGCACTGAGCCGGTGCTGTTGTCGGTGGGCGAGCAGGAAGTGGTGCTGGAGCGGGCCGCCGGGCGCGTAACCGAGCGCAAAGTGGCGCTGCCGGAGCGCTGGATTAAGGGCCTGACCACCGTGCAGGGCTACCTGGCCCAGATGGAGGAAAAGCTGCGCCTCACCCGCCTGCAGGCCGTGCAGCTAGTGCAGAGCCTGCCCGCCGGCACCGCCCGCACCGATTTTTTCCTAGTAATGCGCGGCCCGCGGCCCAGCTTTGCGGCAGTAGCCAGCCCCGGCGCGGTGCGGGTGGGCGGCGTGCACCGGCTACGGCTGCTGGAAGGCCTGCTGCCGCTGTGCGAAGCCCTGCGCGTGTACACCGCGCCCAACGGGCAGGCCGCGGCCTTCGTGCTGGAGCTGGGCGGCGGGCAGCAGTTTGTACTGGCCTTGTCGGCTGATGCGTGGCGCGGGTTCTCGGGTGAAGGCAACCAACTGGAAGCCCTAGTGGACGAGCTGCCTGCCGAGTGGGTGGCCGGGGCCAACGCCCTGTTCCGGGGCAACGAAACCTTCAACCCCACCCTGTTTGCTCTGGAGCACGGCCTCGCCCCCAACACCGTGGACCGCCTCTGCGCCAGCCTCTCGGCCATGGGCCTGCTGGGCTTCGACCTGCT
Proteins encoded in this region:
- a CDS encoding SWIM zinc finger domain-containing protein produces the protein MTDFAYAYARPSALETGPEGQALLLSAFAENAADAAGTACFFRGRLRDSWLAARGLSTLAKVVAARFVPQSAVLRDPIVTAGAGRLRFEAFSSCNGVYARLDLGPEALDGEFLCSGTTNVDFNEPMVNALARISRTEPVLLSVGEQEVVLERAAGRVTERKVALPERWIKGLTTVQGYLAQMEEKLRLTRLQAVQLVQSLPAGTARTDFFLVMRGPRPSFAAVASPGAVRVGGVHRLRLLEGLLPLCEALRVYTAPNGQAAAFVLELGGGQQFVLALSADAWRGFSGEGNQLEALVDELPAEWVAGANALFRGNETFNPTLFALEHGLAPNTVDRLCASLSAMGLLGFDLLENQYFYRRLPFKTQRILSLNPRLKNARALLTAADDVQLVSIGPEGRTEARVRGTGVWYTVLVGGPEPARCTCPWYSGHQGQRGPCKHVLAAQLRFVQS